The Sporosarcina sp. Te-1 DNA window ATGCTGGCTTGATCGGCAAGCAATATTTCGAGAAGCTCGCAGGCATCCCGGTCGAAGTGCATATTTCAAGCGAATTCGGCTATAACATGCCATTGCTATCGATGAAACCGTTGTTTTTATTCATCACCCAATCCGGTGAAACAGCGGACAGCCGCCAAGTGCTCGTGAAGATCAAAGCGCTCGGCTATCCGACAATCACGATGACAAACGTACCGGGTTCCACATTGTCTCGGGAAGCAGATCACACATTGCTTCTCCACGCTGGTCCGGAAATTGCGGTCGCATCGACAAAAGCATATACTGCCCAAGTCGCCGTGCTCGCGATCACCGCGTTTGTCTTCGCAAAACAATTGAACAAGGAAATCGCTTTCGATTTGAGACAGGAACTCTCCATTGTCGCCAATGCCATCCAAACTCTTGTTGACTCAAAGGATGACATGGAACAGATTGCGAAAGAGTACCTTGAAACAACACGCAACGCTTTCTTCCTAGGTCGGAACCTAGACTTCTACGTCAGCCTGGAAGGGGCACTCAAATTAAAGGAAATCTCCTATATCCAGGCGGAAGGCTTCGCTGGGGGAGAACTGAAACACGGAACAATTGCCCTGATTGAAGAGGGAACTCCGGTCTTCGCTCTTGCGACTCAAAAATCCGTCAGCCTCAACATCCGAGGCAACGTCAAAGAAGTCGTTGCACGTGGTGCACATCCATGCATCATCTCTATGGAAGGCACGGAAGAGGAAGGCGACCGGTTCGTCTTGCCGCCTGTACATGAGTTATTGACACCAATCGTTTCGGTTGTGCCGTTGCAGCTAATTGCGTATTATGCTTCATTGCAGCGTGGTTGTGATGTAGATAAGCCGCGGAATTTGGCGAAGAGTGTTACGGTGGAATAACATCTATACCGTTAAAATGGATGATTGTAGATTTGAAATAAAGTTGCACCGTTTTACCCCTTTGGATGTGATTATCTAAAGGGGTGTTTTTATGTCGAAAAGAAAAAGAACATCTGAAATTGAACAACAGTGGATGAAACAAGGTTGAGGCACCGGTATTGGAGTAGATTATAAACTTTGGTTGACGATTCATGATGTATCTTCAAAGGGTCGTTCCACTCGTTTAAAAGGAATAAAAACAAATAGACAGCATGAATTTCTGGCGGATTTAGAACGAAATTACTTCTATTTGACTGAATATTCAAACCTCATTGTTGATATCCGGGAACAATTTCCTTTACTACCATTAGAAGAAACCATTATTATTGCAAACGAGTTAGGTATTAATCATCCTACTGATCCTAAAACTGGTGATCTGATTGTGATGACAACGGATTTTTTATTAACAGTTAATAAAGGGCAAGATGTGACTGAAGTAGCTCGTACAATCAAAATTAAGGGTAAATTACTAAAGGAACGTGTACTCGAAAAGTTTGAGATTGAACGAGATATTGGCAGTTTGTTATTTAGTAGCTTTTGCATTAAAGATAAGGATAAATCTTCAATATGTTGTGGACTCATTTCCTAAAATACATCATCACCTCGAATATCATAATAATCATGAATATTTATATTTCTATACCTAAATTTTGTGTAAGAGGTTTTTTATTTCTCTCTTTTTTAGGTCATTACCATGATTAAATGAGTTTTCTAATATTAAGAACGTGTACTTTGGCTTTCATTAATGATTCTTATTTATTATTTTTCTTTTTTTCTTGATTTTCTCTATGCTTTGCTCCCCAATTTCCCATACTTGTGAGTATTGGGAGGAAATCTTGTCCTTCTTTTGTTAAAGAGTATTCAACTTTCGGGGGGACTTCTTTATAGACTTCTCTATGAACTAATCCATCTTCCTCCATTTCCCTTAGTTGTCTAGTTAGGATCCCTTTTGAAACACCAGGTAAAAGCTTTAGGAGTTCGTTGAAACGTCTGGTTTGTTTGCTTAATTGCCACATAATAACTAATTTCCATCTTCCTGCAATTAATCGCTGTGTATACGAGACAGAGCAATTATTTTCAGGTAAGTTTGGCGTTGTTTTTTTATTTAAACTCATTAAAAGTACCTCCATTACACAATAGTTCTTTTTTTGTGACTATGTCATAAAAATATTACTACTTTTATAAACGATCCCTTTAATATAATATATGGCTAGGCCTAGAAAAACCAGCTGGTATATTGAAATAGGGAGTTGAATTTATGTCTTCATTGGTAATGAATGCTATTAGAGTACATCAATATGGAGATACAAACGTTCTGAAATATGAAAATATCGAGCGCCCAGAACCAAAAGACAATGAGCTTCTTATTAAAGTCCGATATGCAACTGTAACTCCATTTGATTGGAAAATGCGTAAAGGGCTTTTGTATAGTGAGTTTCCTAAAACTTTCCCTTATATCCCTGGAGGTTCAATTTCAGGTGTAGTTGAAAAAGTTGGAGGCGGCGTAAAAAATTTTAAAGTAGGTCAAGCTGTATTCGGCACTACTTCGAAGGGTGGTTACACTGAATATACGCTTTCCACTGAAGAAAATATAATACCTATGCCTAACGGATTAACTTTTGAAAGTGCTGCTACTATTGCTGCAGGTGCTGCTCCTGCATGGAAAGCATTATTTAGTGAAGGAAAATTACAACCTAATCAAAAAGTTTTGATTCACGCTGCTGCTGGAGGGGTAGGACAATTTGCTGTGCAACTCGCTAAATTGCACGGAGCGAAAGTTGTTGGCACAACTTCGACCAATAACATTGAATTTGTAAAATCTTTAGGTGCAGATGAAGTGATTGACTATACGAAGACAGCATTTGAAGATGTTGTGGATGAATTCGACTTAGTTATTGATGCTGTTGGTGGAAAAACGTTGGAGCAATCTTGGAAGGTCGTGAAAATAGGTGGAACATTAGTTAGCCTTACACAACCTCTTTCCTCAGAAAAAGCAGAAGAAATAGGCATTGAAGTACACTTTAATACAGGTCAAGCAACAGCGGACAATTTAAAAACCATTGCTCAATTACTTGCTGACGGTAAAATTTCTTCTGAAATTGAGAAAGTTTATCCATTGCGTGAAGTGAAAAAAGCTCATGAAATAAGTGAAACTGGACATGCTAGAGGTAGATTACTGTTAGAAGTTAAATCTAATTAATATATAAAATAAATAAAAAACGCTAGGAGAAGATGAATATGAACTCTAAAGAATTAAGAAGTGCAATTGCTGAAACATGTGAAAAATATGATAGCCAATATGCTCGACTAGTAAAACCAATTAATCAATTGTTAATCGATGTAGACGCTTCTATAAGTGAAGAAACAGCAAATAAAATACTCGATAATTTAAAATTGTATCACAGCGGAGATAAGTATATTACAGATTGTCACTATGACGAAAGCCAAAACTTCTTAAAAAACGGAATTGAGCTAATTCAAAAAGGAGACCTAGCAAACGGAGCAATACAAATTTATGGTGCTGGTCTGAACTATGCGAGCTATGCATCAAAGGTTTATGGTCAAAAAAATGTGAATCCATACAAAGATTTCGAAGAAAATTTCGGATTAATCATGAACTCATTAAGAAAGTAAGAATGATGAAATAGAAAGGATGTTAAATATAGAGGAAGGATCACAGAAATGCTCAAACTTTTTTTCAAAAACAGCTCTTTCTTGTTGTTTGTTTATCAAGGTTATTAGTGTCAAATTGATCAAACTTTATTCCAAAGCTACAATGATGTGGCTTGAAAAAGTAGCACCGTTTAAAGGTCACCGTTTTGCCCCTTTAGATATGATTATCTAAAGGGGTATTTTTATGTCCGAAAAAGGAGTATCTGAAATGTCACAAGATGAAAGACGGTATAATAATTCAACAATTGAAAGGGATGTCGCATTTAGAGTAACGTTCTTAGGGACAGGGCACCAATTGTTTAATAGGGTTCTCCAATGGGAAAAATACAGAGCAAGACCTTGCCGATTAAACCAGCTGCTTTCTACGCGCACACCGCCCCATAATAGATAGAATTTGAACAGGGGCACCGCTTAGCAGCAGTAACAAATACTACGCAAGTATGAGGAGATCTGCCTACCATGGAAAATAACCCATCCTATTTTTATCAGTTTCTAGAACCAATATCCGAAGACCTGTCCCAAATGGCGAACGGGCTGGAAAAGAGTATTTATTCCAGTCCACAGACCATGCTGATGCACGCACGGACATTTGTCGAGGCAATTCTGCAGCGGGTGATGATTGCCGAACAGCTGTCAGGTGAGGATAATCTGACACTCAAGGACAGGATTGATTTGCTGGAGAGAAAGAACCTGCTGAAAAAAGAAGTTCTTGATGCGCTTCATCAGGTCAGAATGAACGGAAACTCAGCAGCGCACGAAACGAGGAACTTCCGCTATTCGGAGGCTCTTCTTTCATGGGAGGCGATCTATATGATCGTCCAGTGGTACGTGAAGACATACTGTCCGCAAGATGTAAAAGTGCCGGCTTATCAGGATCCCGAACCAAAGAAGAGTGATGAAACCGAAGTATCCGAACTGGAAGCAAGGCTGCAAAAGATGGAAGCCTTGCTTCGTTCAAACATTCAACAGCAGAAAGGGCTTACTGAGGAACTCGAGACAGCAGCAAATTCGGGTACCCCTGAAGATGCACTGCCGGGCCTCGCATCGGTTCGGACAATCGTGTATAAAGATAAAAGCCTAGAAGTTCCCCATTTTCTTAGGGATGCCTTTCTCCTTCCGCAAAGATTTGAGAAGTCGGAACGTTTTCTCTCGATGCTGGGGGCCGAAGAGGAGGTAAGGGTAATGAGTGAACTGCCGAATAATCTGGAAGGACTGCATGAAGATGTGGAAGGATTTAGTAAAGAACATGATGAGGTGTTATTTACAGAACTGAAACACTTTATTAAAGAAGAAACGGCCAGGCGTGAAGTGGAGCTTGGGCATCCGGGGAAACTCATTCTGTTCTACAAGACAGATTATGTCATCCTTACCGACCAATTGTCGAATATCTCCCTAACCGAAGAGGAATTCGAGGGCAGTCCGAGCCTTTTTCAGCAACTTCACGAAGACCAAATTGAGAGGGTGGGCCAGCTCCCGAAAGACTTGGCAACCTTAACCAAATACGACCACGTTGGTTTCGAGACAGTAGAAGAACTGTTTGGACAATTGAAGGAGAAATAATCTATGTAGAGGGAGAGGCGCCGAGCACAGCTTGGGTGTCAGATATCATATGTATTTATGAGGGAAAATCGTTCAGTTATTTAGACAGTCTTCTTTCCTTATTTTATTGATTTTGCCGTAAGGTAAAAAGTTATTATAGGGGTACCATTAGAAAAATGCAGGCTTACAACGCTAATCCCACTTTTCCTGACGGTACCCCTTTATGCAGTTTTAATTTATTCTAATTCAACTGATTTTTGAAATCTTATTCTATCCTTATTTGTTGGAATCCCATTATTTACTATTTCCCATACGCCATTTTTACATATTTCGTATTGTTCAAAAGCAAAAGGTAAACCGTTTGCGGTAGCTATGTCACTACTATCCATAAGTTGAAAATGCAAATGCGGAGCAAAGGAGTTACCTGAATGACCAACTCTACCCATAACTTCGCCTTTTTTTACATACTGACCAACGGAAACCTGAATGGACCCTGTTTGAAGATGAACTAATCCAGCATATACATCGTCGGCACACTGTAAAATGATGTAGTTGCCAGCAACTGATTGTATGTTGTCGTTTTTGGGATCGAAATAATGAGCATTTTTATAAGCATTAGCCATATCTGAAAGCAATTTCGTTCTTGTTCGTTCTTTATAACCATCCTCTGCTTGCACAACGAACCCGTCGCATGGGGCATATACTTCTTGGCCCCAACAATAATACTCATCTAAGGGCACCCCGAAAAGTAGATATTGCGACAAACTACCACGATAGGCGGGCCGGCCCTTTCTTTTCCAATCCACTTGGATAAAGTCAATAGCATATCTAGATCCTAATTGGTTCGTGCCGTGACTCGGAATTTTAGTCCCTGGCGTGTTAGGAGAGTACCATTCTCCTCGCAAAGGAAACTCGACAATTGTCGGTTTACGTGCGTCAATCATCTCATACACCTCTTTCGTCGATTCTTTACCTGCCTTATTGAAAACGACTA harbors:
- a CDS encoding helix-turn-helix domain-containing protein, encoding MSLNKKTTPNLPENNCSVSYTQRLIAGRWKLVIMWQLSKQTRRFNELLKLLPGVSKGILTRQLREMEEDGLVHREVYKEVPPKVEYSLTKEGQDFLPILTSMGNWGAKHRENQEKKKNNK
- a CDS encoding NADP-dependent oxidoreductase, with the translated sequence MSSLVMNAIRVHQYGDTNVLKYENIERPEPKDNELLIKVRYATVTPFDWKMRKGLLYSEFPKTFPYIPGGSISGVVEKVGGGVKNFKVGQAVFGTTSKGGYTEYTLSTEENIIPMPNGLTFESAATIAAGAAPAWKALFSEGKLQPNQKVLIHAAAGGVGQFAVQLAKLHGAKVVGTTSTNNIEFVKSLGADEVIDYTKTAFEDVVDEFDLVIDAVGGKTLEQSWKVVKIGGTLVSLTQPLSSEKAEEIGIEVHFNTGQATADNLKTIAQLLADGKISSEIEKVYPLREVKKAHEISETGHARGRLLLEVKSN
- a CDS encoding M23 family metallopeptidase, translating into MIDARKPTIVEFPLRGEWYSPNTPGTKIPSHGTNQLGSRYAIDFIQVDWKRKGRPAYRGSLSQYLLFGVPLDEYYCWGQEVYAPCDGFVVQAEDGYKERTRTKLLSDMANAYKNAHYFDPKNDNIQSVAGNYIILQCADDVYAGLVHLQTGSIQVSVGQYVKKGEVMGRVGHSGNSFAPHLHFQLMDSSDIATANGLPFAFEQYEICKNGVWEIVNNGIPTNKDRIRFQKSVELE
- a CDS encoding DUF4145 domain-containing protein, producing the protein MENNPSYFYQFLEPISEDLSQMANGLEKSIYSSPQTMLMHARTFVEAILQRVMIAEQLSGEDNLTLKDRIDLLERKNLLKKEVLDALHQVRMNGNSAAHETRNFRYSEALLSWEAIYMIVQWYVKTYCPQDVKVPAYQDPEPKKSDETEVSELEARLQKMEALLRSNIQQQKGLTEELETAANSGTPEDALPGLASVRTIVYKDKSLEVPHFLRDAFLLPQRFEKSERFLSMLGAEEEVRVMSELPNNLEGLHEDVEGFSKEHDEVLFTELKHFIKEETARREVELGHPGKLILFYKTDYVILTDQLSNISLTEEEFEGSPSLFQQLHEDQIERVGQLPKDLATLTKYDHVGFETVEELFGQLKEK